The proteins below come from a single Parageobacillus toebii NBRC 107807 genomic window:
- the hisS gene encoding histidine--tRNA ligase: MAFQIPRGTQDILPGEVEKWQYVEKIARDICKRYNYHEIRTPIFEHTELFLRGVGDTTDIVQKEMYTFEDRAGRSMTLRPEGTAPVVRSFVENKMYGNPNQPIKLYYIGPMFRYERPQAGRFRQFVQFGVEAIGSNDPAIDAEVIAMAMELYRSLGLKKLRLVINSLGDVETRKAHRQALIDHFKSRIHELCEDCQVRLEKNPLRILDCKKDRDHELMATAPSILDYLNDESRHYFEKVKAYLTKLGIPFEVDPRLVRGLDYYYHTTFEIMSDAEGFGAITTLCGGGRYSGLVQEIGGPETPGIGFALSIERLLAALEAEGITLPISEGIDCYVVAVGEKAKDESILLVHKLRKAGIVADKDYQDRKIKAQLKSADRLNAKFVAILGDDELAKEVINIKEMSTGEQTEVPLHSVVDYLKERLSQEG, translated from the coding sequence ATGGCTTTTCAAATTCCGCGAGGAACGCAGGATATTTTGCCTGGTGAAGTAGAAAAGTGGCAATATGTTGAAAAAATAGCGCGTGATATTTGCAAACGTTACAATTACCATGAAATTCGCACTCCGATCTTTGAACATACCGAATTATTTTTGCGCGGTGTTGGCGATACGACGGATATTGTGCAAAAAGAAATGTATACGTTTGAAGACCGGGCGGGAAGAAGCATGACGCTTCGTCCGGAAGGGACTGCGCCGGTTGTGCGTTCGTTCGTTGAAAATAAAATGTACGGCAATCCAAATCAGCCAATTAAGTTATATTACATAGGTCCGATGTTCCGCTACGAACGGCCACAGGCAGGGCGGTTCCGTCAATTTGTTCAATTTGGTGTGGAAGCGATTGGAAGCAATGATCCGGCGATTGACGCGGAAGTTATTGCAATGGCGATGGAATTGTATCGATCGTTAGGATTAAAAAAATTAAGACTGGTCATTAACAGCCTAGGGGATGTAGAAACCCGAAAAGCGCATCGTCAAGCGCTGATCGATCATTTTAAAAGCCGGATTCATGAACTTTGCGAAGATTGCCAGGTGCGTCTAGAAAAAAATCCGCTTCGCATTTTAGATTGCAAAAAAGACCGTGACCACGAATTAATGGCAACGGCGCCATCGATTCTCGATTATTTAAACGATGAATCACGGCATTATTTTGAAAAAGTAAAAGCTTACTTAACGAAATTGGGAATTCCATTTGAAGTAGATCCTCGCCTCGTACGCGGATTAGATTATTATTATCATACGACGTTTGAAATTATGAGTGATGCAGAAGGATTTGGAGCGATTACAACGTTATGCGGTGGAGGTCGCTATAGCGGGTTGGTGCAAGAAATAGGCGGGCCAGAAACACCTGGGATTGGATTTGCGCTAAGTATTGAGCGGTTGCTCGCCGCTTTAGAGGCAGAAGGGATTACATTGCCGATTAGCGAAGGCATTGATTGCTATGTTGTCGCTGTTGGCGAAAAAGCAAAAGATGAGTCCATATTACTTGTTCACAAGCTGCGAAAAGCTGGAATTGTCGCTGATAAAGATTATCAGGACCGGAAAATAAAAGCGCAATTAAAATCGGCAGACCGCTTGAACGCCAAGTTTGTGGCGATTCTCGGCGATGATGAACTCGCAAAAGAAGTAATCAATATAAAAGAGATGAGCACAGGAGAGCAAACAGAAGTACCGCTACATTCTGTCGTCGATTATTTAAAAGAAAGATTGTCGCAGGAGGGTTGA
- the dtd gene encoding D-aminoacyl-tRNA deacylase, whose amino-acid sequence MRVVVQRAKHAKVTVNGEVVGSIDHGLVLLVGVTHSDTVEDAAFIADKIAHLRIFEDESGKMNLSVLDVGGEILSVSQFTLYGDCRKGRRPNFMEAAKPDRALPIYEAMNEALRQKGIRVETGKFGAMMEVELINDGPVTLIVESKEKAGNK is encoded by the coding sequence ATGAGAGTAGTAGTACAACGGGCAAAACATGCAAAAGTGACAGTGAATGGGGAAGTTGTCGGTTCCATTGACCATGGTCTTGTTCTTCTGGTTGGCGTCACTCATAGCGATACGGTTGAGGATGCAGCGTTTATTGCAGATAAAATCGCACATTTGCGCATTTTCGAGGATGAATCCGGAAAAATGAATCTCTCCGTGCTGGACGTTGGCGGAGAAATTTTATCCGTATCGCAATTTACCTTGTATGGCGATTGCCGAAAAGGCCGGCGCCCGAACTTTATGGAAGCGGCGAAACCGGATCGTGCATTGCCAATTTATGAAGCGATGAACGAAGCGCTTCGTCAAAAAGGCATCCGTGTTGAAACGGGAAAGTTTGGAGCGATGATGGAAGTGGAATTAATTAATGATGGTCCTGTCACTTTGATTGTAGAAAGTAAGGAAAAAGCGGGGAACAAATAA
- a CDS encoding RelA/SpoT family protein: MANEQVLTAEQVFEQASCYLSERDVEFIKKAYEFANHAHRDQYRKSGEPYIIHPIQVAGILVDLKMDPATIAAGFLHDVVEDTEATKEDLEREFGSEVAMLVDGVTKLGKIKYKSQEEQQAENHRKMFLAMAQDIRVILIKLADRLHNMRTLKHLPIEKQRRIANETLEIFAPLAHRLGISKIKWELEDTALRYLNPQQYYRIVNLMKKKRAEREQYLEEVIQEVRERLNEVSIPCEISGRPKHIYSIYRKMVMQNKQFNEIYDLLAVRIIVNSIKDCYAVLGIIHTCWKPMPGRFKDYIAMPKPNMYQSLHTTVIGPKGEPLEVQIRTFEMHQIAEFGIAAHWAYKEGKTIKPNSFEEKLSWFREILEWQNDASNAEEFMESLKMDLFSDMVFVFTPKGDVIELPAGSVPIDFAYRIHSEIGNKTIGAKVNGKMVPLDYKLQTGDIVEILTSKHSYGPSQDWLKLAQTSHAKNKIRQFFKKQRREENIEKGRELVEKEVRSLGFDVKEILTAENVKRVAEKFNFSNEEDMYAAVGYHGITAAQIAHRLTDKWRKQRDLEEQQKKLTETIPETKIPTAKKRDYGIRVQGMDNLLIRLSRCCNPVPGDEIIGFITRGRGISVHRADCPNVQTEEALDRLISVEWESDVQSNREYNVEIEITGFDRRGLLNEVLQAVNETKTDISAVSGRSDHRNKIATIHMTIAIRNISHLQKVVDRIKQIPDIYSVQRIMNN; the protein is encoded by the coding sequence ATGGCCAACGAACAGGTATTAACAGCGGAACAAGTCTTTGAGCAGGCAAGCTGCTATTTGTCTGAAAGAGATGTCGAATTTATTAAGAAGGCGTATGAATTTGCTAACCACGCTCATCGCGATCAATATCGCAAATCGGGAGAACCATACATTATTCATCCGATTCAAGTTGCCGGCATTTTAGTAGATTTAAAAATGGATCCTGCCACGATCGCAGCTGGATTTTTGCATGACGTTGTCGAAGATACGGAGGCAACGAAGGAAGATTTGGAACGGGAATTCGGTAGCGAAGTGGCGATGCTCGTAGATGGCGTGACAAAGTTAGGAAAAATTAAATATAAATCCCAAGAAGAACAGCAAGCGGAAAACCACCGGAAAATGTTTTTGGCAATGGCGCAAGACATTCGTGTCATTCTCATTAAATTAGCGGATCGCCTCCATAATATGCGGACACTGAAGCATTTGCCGATCGAAAAACAGCGGAGAATTGCAAATGAAACGTTAGAGATTTTTGCGCCATTGGCACACCGCCTTGGAATTTCCAAAATTAAGTGGGAACTGGAAGATACCGCCCTTCGCTACTTAAATCCGCAGCAATATTACCGCATCGTGAATTTAATGAAGAAAAAACGGGCCGAACGCGAGCAATATTTGGAAGAAGTCATTCAGGAAGTGCGTGAACGGCTGAACGAAGTTTCTATTCCGTGCGAAATTTCCGGAAGACCGAAACATATTTATAGCATCTATCGCAAAATGGTCATGCAAAATAAACAGTTTAATGAAATTTACGATCTGCTTGCTGTCCGCATTATTGTTAACAGCATTAAAGACTGCTATGCCGTATTGGGCATCATTCATACATGTTGGAAGCCGATGCCGGGGCGTTTCAAAGATTATATTGCGATGCCAAAACCGAATATGTATCAATCGCTTCACACAACGGTGATTGGTCCGAAAGGAGAACCGCTAGAGGTACAAATTCGCACGTTTGAGATGCATCAAATCGCTGAGTTCGGAATTGCCGCGCACTGGGCATATAAAGAAGGAAAGACGATTAAACCAAATTCGTTTGAAGAAAAATTATCATGGTTCCGTGAAATTTTAGAATGGCAAAACGATGCGAGCAACGCCGAAGAATTTATGGAATCGCTGAAGATGGATTTATTCTCCGATATGGTGTTTGTGTTTACGCCAAAAGGAGATGTCATCGAATTGCCGGCCGGTTCGGTGCCGATTGATTTCGCCTATCGCATCCATTCGGAAATTGGCAATAAAACGATCGGCGCCAAGGTCAACGGCAAAATGGTGCCGCTCGATTACAAGCTGCAGACAGGCGACATTGTCGAGATTCTGACTTCGAAGCACTCGTACGGGCCAAGTCAAGATTGGCTGAAGCTGGCGCAAACGTCCCATGCGAAAAATAAAATCCGTCAGTTTTTCAAAAAGCAAAGACGGGAAGAAAATATTGAAAAAGGAAGAGAGCTTGTCGAAAAAGAAGTCCGCAGCCTCGGATTTGATGTCAAAGAAATTTTAACGGCGGAAAACGTCAAGCGCGTTGCGGAGAAATTTAATTTTTCGAACGAAGAGGATATGTACGCCGCGGTCGGTTATCATGGGATTACCGCGGCGCAAATTGCTCACCGTTTAACAGACAAATGGCGAAAGCAGCGTGATTTGGAAGAACAACAGAAAAAATTGACAGAGACAATACCAGAAACGAAAATACCAACTGCAAAGAAACGTGATTACGGCATTCGTGTGCAAGGAATGGACAACTTGCTTATTCGTTTGTCGCGTTGCTGTAATCCAGTTCCTGGGGATGAAATCATCGGCTTTATTACAAGAGGACGCGGAATATCAGTTCATCGTGCTGATTGTCCAAATGTGCAGACAGAAGAGGCATTAGACCGCTTAATTTCGGTGGAATGGGAAAGTGATGTACAATCAAATCGCGAATATAACGTGGAGATTGAGATTACTGGTTTTGACCGCCGCGGGTTGTTAAACGAAGTGCTGCAAGCGGTAAATGAAACGAAAACGGACATTTCGGCTGTTTCAGGAAGATCCGATCACCGCAATAAAATCGCAACTATTCATATGACGATTGCCATTCGCAATATTAGCCATTTACAAAAAGTGGTCGATCGAATTAAACAAATACCAGATATTTACTCAGTACAGCGAATCATGAATAATTAG
- a CDS encoding adenine phosphoribosyltransferase: MDLKQYVTIVPDFPKPGIMFKDITTLMDKGEVYKYATDQIVEYAREKKIDIVVGPEARGFIIGCPVAYALGVGFAPVRKEGKLPREVVRVEYGLEYGKDVLMMHKDAIKPGQRVLITDDLLATGGTIRATIQLVEQLGGVVAGIAFLIELTELEGRKKLEGYDILALMQF, encoded by the coding sequence ATGGACTTGAAACAATATGTTACAATTGTTCCAGATTTCCCTAAACCTGGGATTATGTTTAAAGATATTACCACATTGATGGATAAAGGCGAAGTATATAAATATGCGACAGATCAAATTGTGGAGTACGCGCGCGAAAAGAAAATTGATATTGTTGTTGGACCTGAAGCGCGAGGATTTATTATTGGCTGCCCTGTTGCGTATGCGCTTGGTGTAGGATTTGCTCCGGTGCGCAAGGAAGGAAAGCTTCCGCGCGAAGTAGTTCGTGTGGAATACGGATTAGAATATGGAAAAGATGTATTGATGATGCATAAAGATGCGATTAAACCGGGACAACGCGTGTTAATTACAGATGATTTATTGGCGACAGGCGGAACGATTCGCGCTACGATTCAACTTGTCGAACAGCTAGGCGGTGTGGTAGCTGGCATTGCCTTTTTAATAGAGCTTACCGAGCTTGAGGGACGCAAAAAATTAGAAGGTTATGATATTTTAGCACTTATGCAATTCTAA
- the recJ gene encoding single-stranded-DNA-specific exonuclease RecJ, with translation MLIAKTRWDVKRPDENIVTHLVEQSHMDPLIAKLLVHRGVRTVEEANAFLYPLKQPFHDPFLLDGMERAIERIQRAIQHGEHILVYGDYDADGVSSTTVMVSALKEAGAIVDFYIPNRFTEGYGPNENAFRWAKEQGFSLIITVDNGIAAVKEVALANELGMDVIITDHHEVGPALPEAYEIIHPKKPGSTYPFRELAGVGVAFKVAHALLGDVPRHFLDVVAIGTIADLVSLTGENRLLVAQGLEQLRNTKRIGLRALCKQCGIEAQEINEQTVGFVIAPRMNAVGRLGEATPAVRLLMTEKEEEAQRLAKEMDDLNRERQQLVAKIAEEAAQIVNEQFPPSENKVLVIAKEGWNPGVIGIVASRLVEQFYRPTIVLSIDSEKGIAKGSARSIHGFDMFSSLSTCRDILPHFGGHPMAAGMTLSVDHIDELRQRLNALADDMLTADDFTPITPIDAVCSVSDLTLSVAEQLEKFAPFGVDNAKPLFLMENVSVETIRRIGADQSHLKAVFAQNGAAIDSVGFGFGYLCDEIAPDAKVSVVGELMVNEWNNLRKPQLMICDVAVHECQLFDIRGMRDVRPLIASLPKDKRMLIMFREGTADALGLEAYKEEIYYTASVEEASRLCLDNRYVVLLDMPTSLEIIKMLLRSSLPARIYALFYQRETHFFRTLPTRDHFKWFYAFLRKKGVFNLAKYGGELARARGWTEETVRFMAKVFLELEFITQQDGVVSLVPQPAKRDLSESPTYRFKQAQFELENLFLYSTYEQLKRCLFEMKGSQTYEETNV, from the coding sequence ATGTTAATAGCAAAAACACGTTGGGATGTGAAACGTCCTGACGAAAATATCGTAACGCATTTAGTAGAACAGTCGCATATGGATCCGTTGATTGCGAAGCTTCTTGTTCATCGTGGAGTTCGTACGGTAGAAGAGGCGAACGCGTTTTTATATCCGCTGAAACAACCGTTTCATGATCCGTTTTTGCTAGATGGGATGGAACGGGCAATTGAGCGGATTCAACGGGCGATACAACATGGAGAGCATATTTTGGTATATGGTGATTATGATGCTGACGGCGTAAGCAGCACGACGGTAATGGTTAGTGCTCTGAAGGAAGCTGGCGCCATTGTGGATTTTTACATTCCCAATCGATTTACCGAAGGATACGGTCCGAATGAGAATGCATTTCGTTGGGCAAAGGAGCAAGGATTTTCTCTGATTATCACGGTCGATAACGGCATTGCTGCAGTGAAGGAAGTGGCGCTTGCCAATGAGCTTGGTATGGATGTCATTATTACAGATCATCATGAAGTGGGACCGGCGTTGCCGGAAGCATATGAAATTATTCATCCGAAAAAGCCCGGCAGTACATACCCGTTTCGTGAATTAGCAGGCGTCGGAGTAGCATTTAAAGTTGCCCACGCATTGCTTGGGGATGTGCCGCGTCATTTTTTAGATGTCGTAGCAATTGGAACGATCGCTGATCTCGTTTCCCTTACCGGAGAAAATCGGCTGTTGGTTGCACAAGGGCTTGAACAGTTGCGAAATACGAAACGTATTGGATTGCGTGCATTGTGTAAACAATGTGGAATAGAAGCACAAGAAATTAACGAACAGACGGTTGGGTTCGTTATTGCGCCGCGGATGAATGCAGTTGGCCGGTTGGGAGAAGCAACCCCTGCTGTCAGATTGTTAATGACGGAGAAAGAAGAGGAAGCACAAAGACTTGCGAAAGAAATGGATGATTTAAATCGGGAGCGGCAGCAGCTTGTCGCGAAAATAGCGGAGGAAGCGGCACAAATAGTAAATGAACAATTTCCGCCATCCGAAAATAAAGTGCTTGTGATCGCAAAAGAAGGATGGAATCCAGGGGTCATTGGCATTGTTGCTTCCCGATTGGTTGAACAATTTTACCGTCCGACGATTGTTTTGAGCATTGATTCCGAGAAAGGAATTGCAAAAGGTTCGGCGCGAAGCATTCATGGGTTTGATATGTTTTCAAGCTTATCGACATGTCGCGATATTTTGCCACATTTTGGCGGGCATCCAATGGCGGCGGGAATGACATTATCGGTTGATCATATTGATGAATTGCGTCAGCGTCTCAACGCACTTGCCGATGATATGTTGACAGCCGATGATTTTACCCCAATTACACCGATTGATGCAGTTTGTTCCGTATCTGATTTAACGCTTTCGGTAGCCGAACAGCTTGAAAAGTTTGCTCCGTTTGGTGTAGATAACGCAAAGCCTCTTTTTTTAATGGAAAATGTATCAGTGGAAACGATCCGACGCATCGGGGCTGACCAGTCGCATTTAAAGGCTGTTTTCGCCCAAAATGGCGCTGCGATTGATAGCGTCGGGTTCGGCTTTGGTTATTTGTGCGATGAAATCGCTCCAGATGCGAAAGTGTCCGTGGTTGGCGAGTTAATGGTGAATGAGTGGAACAATCTTCGCAAACCGCAGCTAATGATTTGCGATGTTGCGGTGCATGAATGTCAATTGTTTGATATTCGCGGTATGCGCGATGTACGGCCACTGATTGCGTCTCTTCCGAAAGATAAGCGGATGTTGATTATGTTTCGGGAAGGTACGGCAGATGCATTAGGACTTGAAGCATATAAAGAAGAGATTTACTACACGGCCTCAGTGGAAGAAGCGTCGCGGCTTTGTTTAGATAACCGGTACGTTGTGCTGTTAGATATGCCAACGTCTTTGGAAATCATAAAAATGTTGTTACGTTCTAGTTTACCTGCGCGCATTTATGCGTTATTCTATCAAAGGGAGACTCATTTTTTTCGCACGTTGCCAACGCGTGATCATTTTAAATGGTTTTATGCGTTTTTGAGAAAAAAAGGTGTGTTTAACTTGGCTAAGTATGGTGGCGAGTTAGCACGTGCGCGTGGATGGACAGAAGAAACTGTCCGGTTTATGGCAAAAGTATTTCTCGAGCTGGAATTTATTACGCAACAGGATGGAGTTGTATCGCTTGTTCCTCAACCGGCTAAACGCGATTTAAGCGAATCGCCGACTTATCGCTTTAAACAAGCTCAGTTTGAGCTTGAAAATCTATTTTTGTATTCAACATATGAACAATTAAAGCGTTGTCTTTTCGAAATGAAAGGTTCGCAAACATACGAGGAGACAAATGTGTAA